GATCAGGTCGGACAACCACTCGGCCATCTCCTCGCGCCCGGCCTCGGTGAGCCCGTAGACCGTGCGCTCGGGGCGGTTGCCCTGGCGTTCCACACCGGTCACCTCGACGAAGCCGTACTTCTCGAGGTTCTGCACGACGGTGTAGAGCGAGCCGTAGTTCGTCTTCGTACTGGTGTCCTTGCCCTGGCTGCGCAGGGTCTGGGCGATCTCGTACGGATGCATCGGCTTCTGCCAGAGCGTCGTCATCACGGCGAGCGCCAACGGATTGCTGAGCTTGCGGCGTTTCCTCGCCACGACGACCACCTCGCTTCACGACGAGCAGTTCATTCCGAACGGTTCGCTTCCGAATATCCGTAGCCGAACATATCGCGAGTCGTGAGGCGAGGCAATAGACGCGATGTAACGCGATCGAGTGAAGCATGCGAGGACGTGAGGACTTGGGCCCGCCCCGGACACGGCTGCGTGACGCGCACGAAACAGCGCGTCCCTAATTTCTGTCGCCCGACAGGAATTACGTTCCCTCTGGGCCCAAGGCAGGTTCCGCCGTGACGACAACAGCCCCTTCCGACGTACGCCCCGACCCGCCGCACTCCCCCGGCGCGGACGACGGCTCCCTCGCCGAGTTCGGCTACCCCCAGGAGCTGCACCGCAGCCTGGGCCGGTACGCCTCGTTCGCCGCCGGGTTCTCCTTCATCTCCGTCCTGACGACCGTCTTCCAGTTCTTCGCCTTCGGGTACGCCTTCGGCGGCCCGGTCTTCTTCTGGGCCTGGCCGGTCGTGCTGGTCGGTCAGTTGCTGGTCGCCGCGTGCTTCGCGGAGCTGGCGGCGCGCTACCCGATCTCGGGCGCGATCTACCAGTGGTCGTCGCGGCTGTCGACGCCCTCGTTCGGCTGGTTCGCCGGCTGGATCATGGTGATCGGGCAGATCGTCGTGGTCGCCGCGGCCGCGCTGGCGCTCCAGATGGTGCTGCCGGCGATCTGGTCGGGCTTCCAGCTGATCGGCACCGACCCGGCACCCACCTCGCCGGACGGCGCGGCCAACGCCGCGCTGCTCGGCGTGCTCCTGCTGGCGCTGACCACGTTCGTGAACGTCGTCGACAACCGCGTGATGTCCGTGATCAACCGGGTCGGCGTGACCGCCGAGATCATCGGCGCGGTACTCATCGTCGTGCTGCTGCTCACCCACTCCGAGCGGACCCCGAGCATCACCTTCCACACCGAAGGGGCCGCGCAGAACGGCCTGTTCGGGGCGCTGCTCGTCGGATCGTTCACGGCCGCGTACGTGATGATCGGGTTCGACAGCGCGGGCGAGATGAGCGAGGAGACGCACCACCCGCGGCGCACCGCGCCCCGCACGATCCTCACCGCGCTCGGCGCGGCCGGCCTGCTCGGCGGGCTGATCGTGCTGGGCGGGCTGCTGGCCGCGCCCAGCCTCACCGACGGACGCCTCGGGGTCGACGGCCTCAGCTACGTCCTCACCAGCAGCCTCGGCGACGGGGTCGGCAAGGTGCTGCTGGCGGACGTGGTGGTCGCGATCGCGGTGGCCACGCTCGCCATCCAGACGGCGGCCTGCCGGATGCTGTTCTCCATGGCCCGCGACGGACAACTCCCGTTCTCCGGCCGCCTCGCGCGCGTGAACCCCCGTACCGGCATGCCGAGCGCCCCGGCGCTGGTGGTCGGCGTCCTCGCGGCGGCCCTGCTGCTGCTCAACTTCGCCTCACCGGACGCCTTCCTGGCCATCGGCACGACCTGCATCGTGATGCTGTACCTGGCGTACGCGATGGTCACCGGCCCGCTGCTGGTGCGTCGGCTGCGCGGACAGTTCTCCTCGGCCGGCACGGACGAGACGGGCGCCCGCCTGTTCTCCCTGGGCCGCTGGGGTGTCCCGGTGAACGCCCTCGCGCTCCTCTACGGCCTGCTGATGACGGTCAACCTGGCCTGGCCGCGCGCGGCGGTGTACGACCCGGCGGGCGGCCACTGGTACTTCCAGTGGTTCACCGTGCTGTTCCTCGGCGCGACACTCGCGGCCGGTGTGGCCTTCCGGGCCTACCGCAGGCGGTCGCCGGCACCGGCCACGGCGGTACCGGAGACGGCGGCCGCGTAGACCCGGCGGGCGCGTCGGGCCTGACCGTCAGACACACAGGACGGACGGGTGCGTCAGGCCGCCAAGCGTGTCGGACGGGCATGCGCGCGAAGCGGGCATGCCCGTCACGCCAGCCGCCGGACACGGCCACGCGCAGGAGCTTGGCGAGCCGCCGCGCCGGACGGTTCGCCGCCGTCGGCCCGAGCGTTGCCGAGGCGTGCGACCTCCGGCTGTACTCGTCGGATCCTGCTTGACCTACGATGACGCGGTGAAGTTCGTGATGGTGCCGGGTGGCTGGCAAGGCGGATGGGTGTTCGACTCGGTGGCCGCCGAGCTGCACCGGGACGGTCACCACGTCGAGGCGGTGACCCTGTCGGGGTTGGAGTCGGACGGCCCAGTCGATGTGGACCGTCCGCCGAACCTCGACACCCATATCGACCAGGTGGCCGAGATCATTGACCGTAGCGACGAAACGCCCCTCGCACTGTGCGGGCACAGCTACGGCGGGATGGTGATCGCCGGTGTCGCGGATCGGCTCAGCGACCGCATCGATCAGCTTGTCTTCATCGACGCCTACGTCCCGGACGACGGGGATTCGTGTTGGTCGTTGACCAGCGACAGCTTCCGGGAGTCGTTCATAGCCGGCGCCCGCGCCGACGGTCGATGGGTCGCAGTCCCTGATGGGCTCGACCCTCGCGCGCGACCGCACCCGATGGCGAGCTTCGTCCAGTCGATCAGGCTGGGAGGCAACGCCAGCCGCGCGTTCGGCCGTACGTACATCAGTGGTGGAGCGTGGGCAGGCAGCCCGTTCGTGACCCTGACCGAACGGTTGCGCAACGACTCGGGCTGGCGGGTTCACGAGATTCCCGTCGGTCACAACATCGCCCGCCGCGACCCGCATGGCCTCACGGCCGTTCTCAGCGCCTTGCCGCCCGACTCCTCCTGACCCTCATCCGCTCACTTCTCCCAGATGAACACCCGGTTCACCACCTACCGGAACGACACCGCGCCAAGTCCTGCGATAGCCCTCGCGAAGAGGCCCGCCGACAAGGGCGAGGATCTGTGATGCGGCGTCGATCATGGGCGTCGGGTCTCCCGACGTGCACAGCCGCAGGTGTCCTTCGAGCAGGGCGGCCCCACGTTCCCCGTCCGCCTCCAGAAGGCGCCGCGGCAGCCACTTCCCGCCGCCGATCCACGCCTGGTGGTAGTCGCAGAGCAGATCTGCCGCCGCAGTGAGAACGAACCCGGCCACCGCCAGACGCTCGATCCGGTCGCCGGCATCGGCGAGGTCGTCCAGAGCATTCGTCAGCCCATACCTCTTCGTCTCGACCACCTCCGGTGCCGCCGCCGGAGGACCATTGCGGAGGTCCGCCTCGGCACGGGCACGGGCGCGGCCGGCCTCCCCGGCGACATCGACCAGGACGAGACCCGTGGCGTACACGCTCTGGAGGACCGCACGACGTGCAGCGACGTCCGCAGCAAAGAGATCCGCGAGACCGGCACGGGTGTGGATGAAGAGCTCCACGACACGTCCCTCGAACCGGATCGTCTCCCGGCAGGTCTCGCCCTTGTCCCCGATGAGCACCGCGATGTCCAGGTCACTGCTGGCAGTGGCTCGCCCCGCGGCCACCGACCCGCCGAGGACCGCGGCAAGCGCATCGGGGAAACGGTCACACACGAGGCGTCGGGCCTGGTCGATGGGGTCCGCGTTCACGGCAATCAGGGTTTCAGGAACCTTGATCGATGGCGACCAGGTTTCCGTCACCACGGCTTCACGGCTACGAACCGTGACGGCCCCGAGCACGCGCCACTGGGTG
The sequence above is a segment of the Streptomyces asoensis genome. Coding sequences within it:
- a CDS encoding amino acid permease codes for the protein MTTTAPSDVRPDPPHSPGADDGSLAEFGYPQELHRSLGRYASFAAGFSFISVLTTVFQFFAFGYAFGGPVFFWAWPVVLVGQLLVAACFAELAARYPISGAIYQWSSRLSTPSFGWFAGWIMVIGQIVVVAAAALALQMVLPAIWSGFQLIGTDPAPTSPDGAANAALLGVLLLALTTFVNVVDNRVMSVINRVGVTAEIIGAVLIVVLLLTHSERTPSITFHTEGAAQNGLFGALLVGSFTAAYVMIGFDSAGEMSEETHHPRRTAPRTILTALGAAGLLGGLIVLGGLLAAPSLTDGRLGVDGLSYVLTSSLGDGVGKVLLADVVVAIAVATLAIQTAACRMLFSMARDGQLPFSGRLARVNPRTGMPSAPALVVGVLAAALLLLNFASPDAFLAIGTTCIVMLYLAYAMVTGPLLVRRLRGQFSSAGTDETGARLFSLGRWGVPVNALALLYGLLMTVNLAWPRAAVYDPAGGHWYFQWFTVLFLGATLAAGVAFRAYRRRSPAPATAVPETAAA
- a CDS encoding alpha/beta fold hydrolase, which translates into the protein MKFVMVPGGWQGGWVFDSVAAELHRDGHHVEAVTLSGLESDGPVDVDRPPNLDTHIDQVAEIIDRSDETPLALCGHSYGGMVIAGVADRLSDRIDQLVFIDAYVPDDGDSCWSLTSDSFRESFIAGARADGRWVAVPDGLDPRARPHPMASFVQSIRLGGNASRAFGRTYISGGAWAGSPFVTLTERLRNDSGWRVHEIPVGHNIARRDPHGLTAVLSALPPDSS
- a CDS encoding nucleotidyltransferase domain-containing protein, with amino-acid sequence MLGAVTVRSREAVVTETWSPSIKVPETLIAVNADPIDQARRLVCDRFPDALAAVLGGSVAAGRATASSDLDIAVLIGDKGETCRETIRFEGRVVELFIHTRAGLADLFAADVAARRAVLQSVYATGLVLVDVAGEAGRARARAEADLRNGPPAAAPEVVETKRYGLTNALDDLADAGDRIERLAVAGFVLTAAADLLCDYHQAWIGGGKWLPRRLLEADGERGAALLEGHLRLCTSGDPTPMIDAASQILALVGGPLREGYRRTWRGVVPVGGEPGVHLGEVSG